A region from the Metopolophium dirhodum isolate CAU chromosome 9, ASM1992520v1, whole genome shotgun sequence genome encodes:
- the LOC132952774 gene encoding ufm1-specific protease 2-like has product MDAILREVVICKDVLQVLEKNGVSKINEFVLLGVNINEENFFKTYVIGFVDSSFNVDDNCPHNLTTCGLAGNADLIENVQEYLNNDQFNENYSLYLNIVGSQVKLWELKKIDNAIQSEKLEFQVQIKEELSKDLLYFRTCMKLEIDRKINDFDSLYTTSLLEKKIGLKPLFYIKESKQYLGKSEEKETINGIKVKSNKLDYEVLNISVYQNLSNAPTENTDISEFPIIHQTNEPFDEELICCQLDTLCVVPKRATYTQAYNLIYDSIVKNVQSIQSFLVSNPKDLPAVHHFLPDTLCHFLTIVCSHNQIDSYSNLRKKLHNAFHLSMDRPLFRISNAYQFNAKPPVNDDGLLTNVHEGLSPSGIKNGRKSLIQGTYTFYHYGQGGFNDHQWGCAYRSLQTLYSWFKWQGWTNKPVPSIRDIQQILVDLGDKNKPFVGSSEWIGSMEVSFVLNAHLDVTCRIMSLRQGDTLNSVCLELSEHFDRHGTPVMIGGGVLAHTILGVDINEELGEVKFLVLDPHYTGSDSIKSIHGKGVCWKEASFWKKDTFYNLCLPLSFNGI; this is encoded by the exons ATGGACGCAATCCTTCGTGAAGTAGTCATTTGCAAAGACGTTTTGCAG GTCCTTGAGAAAAATGGGGTGTCAAAAATCAACGAATTTGTTCTACTAGGGGTTAACATCAATGaagaaaattttttcaaaacctaTGTAATTGGCTTTGTGGATTCGTCTTTTAATGTAGACGATAACTGTCCTCACAATTTGACCACCTGTGGCTTGGCAGGAAATGCTGATCTAATTGAAAACGTCCAGGAGTATTTGaataat gatcaatttaatgaaaattattcaCTTTATTTGAACATAGTTGGTTCACAAGTAAAACTTTGGGAGTTAAAAAAGATTGATAATGCCATTCAATCTGAAAAACTTGAGTTTCAAGTTCAAATCAAAGAGGAACTAAGCAaggatttattatattttagaacttGTATGAAATTGGAAATTGACAGAAAAATTAACGATTTTGACTCATTATATACTACaagtttattagaaaaaaag attggTTTGAAAccacttttttatattaaagaaaGTAAACAGTACTTGGGAAAATCAGAAGAAAAAGAAACTATTAATGgaataaaagtaaaatcaaaTAAGTTGGATTatgaagttttaaatatatccgtttatcaaaatttatcaaatgcaCCAACTGAAAATACAGATATATCTGAATTCCCTATAATTCATCAAACAAatg AACCCTTTGATGAAGAACTTATTTGTTGTCAGCTAGACACTTTATGTGTAGTTCCTAAGAGGGCCACATATACACAGGCGTACAATCTGATTTATGATAGTATAGTCAAGAATGTTCAATCAATTCAATCATTTTTGGTTTCAAATCCCAAGGATCTCCCAGCTGTTCATCATTTCTTGCCTGATACATTGTGTCATTTTCTAACAATCGTCTGTTCACACAATCAAATAGATTCgtata gtaatttaagaaaaaaattacacaatgcTTTTCATTTGTCCATGGATAGACCATTGTTTCGTATATCAAATGCTTATCAATTTAATGCTAAGCCACCTGTGAATGATGATGGACTTTTAACAAATGTACATGAAGGTCTATCTCCTTCAGGAA taaaaaatggaAGAAAATCATTAATTCAGggtacatatacattttaccaCTACGGTCAAGGTGGTTTTAACGATCATCAGTGGGGTTGTGCTTACAGATCTTTACAAACATTATATTCTTGGTTTAA GTGGCAAGGATGGACCAATAAACCTGTGCCTTCCATTCGTGACATACAGCAAATTTTAGTTGATTTGGGTGACAAAAATAAACCATTTGTTGGTTCTAGTGAATGGATTGGTTCAATGGAAGTTTCATTTGTATTAAATGCACATTTGGATGTCACATGTCGAATAATGTCTTTGAGGCAAGGTGATACATTAAATTCAGTGTGTCTTGAGCtgtctgaacattttgatagaCACGGAACTCCTGTGATGATAG gCGGTGGAGTACTTGCTCACACTATTTTAGGAGTAGACATCAATGAAGAACTGGGTGAAGTTAAGTTTTTGGTTTTGGATCCTCACTATACAGGCTCTGACAGTATAAAAAGTATTCACGGTAAAGGAGTTTGTTGGAAGGAAGCGTCATTTTGGAaaaaagatacattttataatctttGTTTACCATTGAGTTTTaatggcatataa